The region AAACGATTATCAAAACAATACGTTCCCGTATTGATTTCTTGAACTAATCTTTCTGATGGATTTGCGTCTTTTTGTTCTACGATTTTTTCTACTGATCCATTTTCATTTCGTATCACACGGCCATAACCTGTTGGGTCATCTGCATGTGCTGTTAAAATCGTAGCTTTTGCGTTTTGTGCTTGATGATAAGTAAATAAGTTATTTAATGTTTCTGCTGTCAATAAAGGTGTATCTCCACAGATAACTAATGTGATTCCCTCTTTATCTTTTAAATGCATTTCAGCTTGCACAACAGCATGCCCTGTTCCTAATTGTTCTTCTTGTAAAGCATATTCTGTCCGTTCTCCTAAATAATCTTTTACTTTTTCAGCGCCATACCCAACGATCGTAACGATTTTTTCTGTACCGGCAGCTTCGACTTGATCAATTACATGCCCTACCATCGGTTTACCTGCAACTGGATGCAATACTTTATATAGTTTTGATTTCATACGTGAACCTTGTCCTGCTGCTAATACGATTGCATATCTCTGTGTCATTTTAGCGACTCCCATCCTTTGTTTCTTCATTTGATGACTTAATGGCTTCATTTATTCTCTTACTTTTGATTTCTTTACAAATGACTTTAGTTTTAGCTCTTCAATAATAGCTTAAAAGGGCCTTATTTTCAAGGTCTACTCCCTTGTGCCTCACGCAACTCAGCGTTTCTAAAAAGCAAGAAAAGCAATTTTTTTGCTTTTGGTTTAAGCAACTTTATATTTGTTTAAGCTGTTGTCTTCCTTCCGCATCTTGTATACTGAGTTTAGGATAAAAGCTCAAAAGGAGGAAAAAAGCATGCAAAAATCTAAAAACTACTGGATTGAACAATTAAACTTGCTTCCGCACCCTGAAGGCGGTTATTATAAAACCGTTCCTCAGCCTGCTGAACAGATAACTACTGAAGATCAACGGGAGCGGCCATTGTATACCAGTATTTATTTTTTATTGAGTCAAGAAAGTCCTTCCCATTTCCATCGTTTAAAGTCTGATGAAATCTGGTACTTTCACGCCGGCGATCCCTTAACGATTCACTTGTTGTATCCAGACGGCCATTATGAGCAAGTTAAACTAGGGTCTTCCATTGAAAACAAGGAAGTTTTGCAGTACACCGTTCCAAAAGGGGTGATTTTCGGCTCCAGTATTGAAGAAAACGGCGACTATGCGTTGGTCAGTTGTATGGTTGCTCCTGGTTTCGATTACCAAGATTTCGAATTGTTTACCCAAGCTCAATTGCTTGAAGTCTATCCACACCAAAGGGAAGTGATTCGAAAACTGGCTTTTGAATCCTTACCTGACTAAAAAAATTAAAGGTATAGTTATTTGCTTACCAACACCAAAAAAGTTTGAAACAATTCTGATAAAAGGAATTATTTCAAACTTTTTTAATTAGTTTCGTTTGGCTTTAAAATAATTTCCTGGTGCAACATGAATGGTTTTATCTCGAATATCTACCTCATCAACACATAAAAGAGAAGTATAATCATCGATCATCCGACTGCCGCTAAAAGTAGATTCGGCAAAAACAGTAACTCCTACTAATTCTGCTTCAAATTCTTCAATCAGGCTCTTCATTCCATTAACAGTTCCGCCGCCTTTCATGAAGTCGTCCACGATCAGTACTCGCGAACCGCGTTTTAAACTGCGCTTCGATAATTCCATCTTTTCTACTCTTTCAGATGAACCTGAAACGTAATTGATGCTAACAGTCGAACCTTCTGTGATTTTTGAATCACGTCGAACCATAACAAACGGTACATTTAAATAACTAGAGACAGCTTGAGCTATCGGCACACCCTTTGTTGCTACCGTCATCACTGCATCGATTGAATCATGCAAATATTGCGAAGCAATGATTTTTCCAATTTGACGTAAGGTCTGCGGTTCTCCCAATAGATCGGATAAATACACATACCCTCCTGGTAACAAACGGTTCGCTTCTGATAAACGTTCGCACATTTCTTCAATGAATTCTTTTGCTTCATCTTCCATAATTTCAGGAATGTATCGTACTCCGCCGGCTGCTCCCGGGACAGTTTCCAAAGTGCCTGTACCGCGTTCTTTGAATGTCTTTTTAATGATTGTCAAATCTTCACTAATAGAAGACTTAGCTGAATCGTAACGGTTCGCAAAATATGTTAAAGATACTAGTGTGTGGGGTTTCTCTAATAAGTAACGAGTCATATCGATTAATCGTTCGCTTCTTTTTACTTTCAAATCTTTCACCTCTTTATAATTAGCTGTTATAGCTTCGTTCTTTTAAAACGGTTGTACTTATTATAATCGTATTTAGCTAAAAAAGGTAGCTATTTTTGCTTTTAAAAAAATAATTGTTCGTTTTTATTATTAATTTCTCATAAAAAAAAAAGCGAACTTTCGGATTCGCTTTTTTTACTCAGCCAGCATTTTAAGAATGCCGGCTTTTTTTATATTTTATTTGATTGGCTATTTTTTTTATAACAGTTGTTAAAATAAAAATAAATATAAATATTAAAGTGATCGTAGCTCCTGGTGGTGTACCGTATTGATAGGAAGTAGTCAATCCTGTGACCATTCCAATAATGCCGATCACAATGCCTACAACGATCACTAAGTTAAAACTTTTGCTTAGTCTCATCGCAATCGCTGCAGGTAAAATGATAATAGCTGAAACCAATAAAGCTCCAACAATCGGCATAATTACAGCGATGGTCACTCCTGTAATGACATTAAAAATAATCGACATCCATTTCACCGGTAATCCGGCTGTAAAGGCGGTGTCTTCATCAAAGGTCAATACGTACATCGGTTTGCGAAAAACCAAATACAAGCCGACTACCATCACAAATAGGGCCATCAACAAGTGAACTTGTTCCTGGCTGATTGTTACAATTGAACCAAATAAGTATTGTTGGACACTTGTACTTGAGCCGCCGTCATTTAAACTCATTAAAACTAAGGCTACCGCCATACCTGCTGACATCATAATCGCGATGGAAATCTCAGAATAAGACTTGTATAGCATGCGCAAGTAGTCGATAGCTACTGCAGCTATCACGACGATCAGCAATGTCATAATCGTTGGATTGATATTCAATAACAAGCCTAGTGCAATTCCAGCTAAGGAAATATGGGACAACGTATCAGCCATTAAAGACTGTCTTCTGAGAATCAAGAACAGGCCTAGAATTGGAGCAATGATGGCAATCAAGAATGAAGCTTGGAAGGCTCGCTGCATGAATCCATAGAAAAACATCTCCACGGGGAATCCTCCTTTCGAATCAATTGAATGTGACGATCAGCATACTGTTTAATATCTTCATGGTCATGTGTAACCATCAAAATCCCTTTCCCATGTACTTTGCTATTGTGTTTGAGCAACTCATAAAATTCACGACGAGAATCAACGTCCATTCCTGTTGTTGGTTCATCCAGCACAAACAAATCAGGATCGGTAGCAAAAATACGTGCTAATGATATGCGTTGTTTTTGTCCACCTGACAATTCTCCAATTTTTTTATGGCGCATTTTCCACATTCCAACTGATTTTAATGAGCGTTCAACGTGTTCTTCGTCTTCAGCATCTAATCGCTTAAACCATTTGCCGCGTTGGTAACGCCCTGAACGAACCAATTCCAAGACTGTGCTAGGAAAACCGACATTAAAAGAAGCGACTTGTTGAGGGATATACCCAATTGCTAATTTTTCATTTCTCGTATTAACGGGAGAAATAACCGCAGTACCTTTATTGGGTGTTAATAAGCCCAATACGTTTCGCAGCAAAGTCGATTTAGCTGCTCCATTTTCGCCCGTCAGCATGACAAATTCTCCTGCATCCACAGTAAAAGAGATATTTTCCAATACAGGCTCTTCATCATAGTAAAAAGATAAATCTTTCACTTCAATATAATGCATCTTGATTCCTTCTTTCTCAACTAACTTTTACATAAGAAAAGCCGAGCAAGCCTGCTCTTGCTTGATTTGCTAAACATCACGCGTATAAAACACAAAGTGATAGCATAAAAAGCGCATGAGACCCTTCTTCAGTCTTCATGCTTTTCTTATTTATCCATTATTTCATTTTGTTGTCTGTTCCACTCAAGACAAATCGTAATGATTACTTTTTGCGGATTTCTTTAGTAGCTTATCACTCTTGTTATTATTCGTCAAGAAAAAAGTGAAACAAGACTGAGCCTCATTTCACTTTCTGATTTATTTTAATGTACGAACTAGATAAACTTCATTACAAAAACCTTTTAGGCCATTATAGACACGCTGCGCTCGAGAGTATTTATGGCAAAGAGCAAAAATAGTTGGGCCGCTTCCGCTCATTAATGCCGTATCTGCACCAAATAACAACATTTTTTGCTTGATTTTTTCAATAGCCGGTTGGCGAATAATGGATGTTTCTTCTAACGCATTGCCGGTCAATTGTGTCATTTTAAGATAGTCTTGATTTTCAATGGCCGACACCATAGAACGTGTAGCTGGATGTTGAAGGGATTCATAAGATAAAGCACTAAATACGGTGCCGGTTGAAATGCCTTTTTTAGGTTTGACTAATACAACCCAGCATTGGGGAATGTCACTTAACCGCTCAATTTTTTCTCCGCGTCCTGTTGCAAATGCTGTACCGCCATAAACGCAATAAGGCACATCAGAACCTACTTGAGCACCTAAAACAGCGAGTTCATCCAAAGATAAACCTAACTTCCACAATTGGTTCAACCCTCTAAGAGTAGCTGCGGCATCACTGCTTCCTCCTGCTAGTCCCGCTGCAATCGGGATCTTCTTTTTAATCAGCATCTCTACACCCAGTTGAATCCCAAAAGTTTCTTTGACTAACAGGGCTGCTTTGTATGCGTGATTTCTTTGATCTAAGGGGAGAAAACCATTATTCGACTGAATGACGATTTTATCTTCAGGCAGGGATTTCAAAGTCAAATGGTCTGCTAGATCAATAGACGTCATCACCATTTCAAGTTCATGAAAGCCGTCTTCTCGTTTGTGCAGCACATCTAAACTTAAATTAATTTTAGCCGGTGCTTTTTCTATTACTTCCTTACTCATGCTTATCCTCCTTTCATTTTCAAAAGTTTTTTGTCTGTAGAACATACTAGCCTAAAAAAAACGATTTGCAAAGGATGAATAGCAGAATTTAACGGAACTATTAGAAAAACAATGGAATACTTTTTTAATTTTTCAGTAAAAAAAAAACGAGCTTGTTTTCAGCTCGTGGTCTTACGATTAAGCATATTGAAGACTTTCTTCATCTAGAAAATGAATTTCTACTGATTGAGTCAAAACATCTGTATAACTATAAGAAACACGTTCAAAAGCATTTTCTTCTTGGTCTAACTCAACAACAAAAACAGAAGGATACGTTTCAGTTAAAGTACCTTTGCGTTCTGTCTTTTTCTTACGACCAACTTGTGCGGTCAACATAATCTTCTTACCTAACTTAAGATCTAGTTTTTCTTTGATACTGGCTAATGTAATTGGCATCAATTTCACCTCACTCATCTATTGTCAAGTATAACATACTGAGAAAAAATAAACAAGTATATCACATGGAAACCTAGTAAGCAACTAATAATTCTCTAATAAAGAAAGCCAGCAAATCTCTTATCACTAAAGGACTTGTTGGCTTGATTTAATTTTTCTTAACGTTATTTTAATAATTTCAGACAAATTCCATCCGCTAATTTCCCAAATTCAGCCAGGCTTAATGTTTCTCCCCGACGTTTTGGATCGATTCCAGCGTACTCTAATGCTTCAATCAATTTTTCTTTTGTCGCTTCTTCTTTGCCGTATTTTCCTAACAAGTTGTTCCATAATGTTTTTCGCCGTTGAACAAATGCAGCACGCGTAACTTCAAAGAATACCGCTTCGTTGATTACCTCAATGCTAGGTGCTTCTCTGCGGGTCAATTTGATAATAGCGGAATCAATATTCGGTTGTGGAACAAAAACGGTTTTCGGTACAATAAAAGCAATTTCAGCATCCATATAGTATTGAACCGCAATAGACAATGAACCATAAGCTTTGCTGCCAGGAGCTGCCGTGATCCGCTCAGCTACTTCTTTTTGCATCATCACCACTAATGCATCAATTCGAAGAGCAGATTCCAAAAAGTACATAATAATAGGTGTGGTAATATAATAGGGCAGGTTAGCTACCACCATCAAAGGTTCTTCAGTATCTAGTTTCTCTCCTACGACCTCTTGTAAATTCACTTGCAACACATCGTTGTGAAGAATCGTTACATTGTCATAAGGACTCAGCGTGTCTGCTAAAACCGGCAATAGACGGTCATCGATCTCAAATGCGATGACTTCTTTGCTGGCTCTTGCCAAATGTTCTGTCAATGCTCCAATTCCAGGTCCTACTTCGATAACGTTCGTTTGTTTATCCAACCCAGCTGTTTCAACGATTTTTGTTAAAATATTCGAATCAATAATGAAGTTTTGACCCAAACTCTTCTTTAATGAAAAGCCGTGTTTCTTTAAAATTTCTTTCGTTCTGATAGGTGATGCGATATCTTTATGATTTGTCATTTTCTTCCTCCAAAATCCGTTGCATAGCTTGAATGACTTCATCCGGCGAGATTTGAAACATCTGCAATCTCTTTTGAAGTTGCTTGCCGTTCGTATACCCGATGTTTAGCCGTTCACCTAGTTTTTCGCGTCTTTTCCGTGCAAAATCCCCAACAATCAAACCCGCATCTAACAGTAACTGACGGGTAATCACTGTTTCTTGTTCCAAAACTTCTGTATAGCTTTTGGCTAAAGCTTTGCGAATGGCTTCAGGGGAAGCATGTTCAATACCTAGACTGCCCTGCCCTTTTGGCTTGGCTTCAGTGGTAGTCAAAAAAGCATGTTTCACTCCTGGAACGGCCCGTGAGATCGTTTTTCGGATCTTTTCTCCAGGAAAATCCGGATCGGTAAAGACGATTACGCCTCTGGTCTCTTGGGCTTTTGCAATCAGCTGCAGCGTTTCTGCATTAATAGCAGAACCATTTGTTTCGATCGTATCGGCTTCAACTGATTCATGGATCCGGCGTGTATCGTCACGCCCCTCAACAACAATGATTTCTTTTATTTTTTCCATTCATCTAACCCAAATAAACGATTGGCATTTTTCATTGTTTGCTCCGCTACTTCTGCGTAAGTATAGCCGCGTAGTTTTGCAATTTCTTCAGCGACGTATTTCACATAAGCCGGCTCATTGCGTTTGCCTCTGAATGGTACAGGCGCTAAATAAGGAGCATCTGTCTCAATCAATAGTTTATCGAAAGGAACAGCTTTGGCTACTTCTTTAGGTTCTTGTGCATTTTTAAACGTAACGACC is a window of Carnobacterium mobile DSM 4848 DNA encoding:
- a CDS encoding metal ABC transporter ATP-binding protein, with translation MHYIEVKDLSFYYDEEPVLENISFTVDAGEFVMLTGENGAAKSTLLRNVLGLLTPNKGTAVISPVNTRNEKLAIGYIPQQVASFNVGFPSTVLELVRSGRYQRGKWFKRLDAEDEEHVERSLKSVGMWKMRHKKIGELSGGQKQRISLARIFATDPDLFVLDEPTTGMDVDSRREFYELLKHNSKVHGKGILMVTHDHEDIKQYADRHIQLIRKEDSPWRCFSMDSCSEPSKLHS
- the ispE gene encoding 4-(cytidine 5'-diphospho)-2-C-methyl-D-erythritol kinase yields the protein MSKEVIEKAPAKINLSLDVLHKREDGFHELEMVMTSIDLADHLTLKSLPEDKIVIQSNNGFLPLDQRNHAYKAALLVKETFGIQLGVEMLIKKKIPIAAGLAGGSSDAAATLRGLNQLWKLGLSLDELAVLGAQVGSDVPYCVYGGTAFATGRGEKIERLSDIPQCWVVLVKPKKGISTGTVFSALSYESLQHPATRSMVSAIENQDYLKMTQLTGNALEETSIIRQPAIEKIKQKMLLFGADTALMSGSGPTIFALCHKYSRAQRVYNGLKGFCNEVYLVRTLK
- a CDS encoding cupin domain-containing protein, translated to MQKSKNYWIEQLNLLPHPEGGYYKTVPQPAEQITTEDQRERPLYTSIYFLLSQESPSHFHRLKSDEIWYFHAGDPLTIHLLYPDGHYEQVKLGSSIENKEVLQYTVPKGVIFGSSIEENGDYALVSCMVAPGFDYQDFELFTQAQLLEVYPHQREVIRKLAFESLPD
- a CDS encoding iron chelate uptake ABC transporter family permease subunit, whose product is MEMFFYGFMQRAFQASFLIAIIAPILGLFLILRRQSLMADTLSHISLAGIALGLLLNINPTIMTLLIVVIAAVAIDYLRMLYKSYSEISIAIMMSAGMAVALVLMSLNDGGSSTSVQQYLFGSIVTISQEQVHLLMALFVMVVGLYLVFRKPMYVLTFDEDTAFTAGLPVKWMSIIFNVITGVTIAVIMPIVGALLVSAIIILPAAIAMRLSKSFNLVIVVGIVIGIIGMVTGLTTSYQYGTPPGATITLIFIFIFILTTVIKKIANQIKYKKSRHS
- a CDS encoding Veg family protein — translated: MPITLASIKEKLDLKLGKKIMLTAQVGRKKKTERKGTLTETYPSVFVVELDQEENAFERVSYSYTDVLTQSVEIHFLDEESLQYA
- the purR gene encoding pur operon repressor — its product is MKVKRSERLIDMTRYLLEKPHTLVSLTYFANRYDSAKSSISEDLTIIKKTFKERGTGTLETVPGAAGGVRYIPEIMEDEAKEFIEEMCERLSEANRLLPGGYVYLSDLLGEPQTLRQIGKIIASQYLHDSIDAVMTVATKGVPIAQAVSSYLNVPFVMVRRDSKITEGSTVSINYVSGSSERVEKMELSKRSLKRGSRVLIVDDFMKGGGTVNGMKSLIEEFEAELVGVTVFAESTFSGSRMIDDYTSLLCVDEVDIRDKTIHVAPGNYFKAKRN
- the rnmV gene encoding ribonuclease M5, with the protein product MEKIKEIIVVEGRDDTRRIHESVEADTIETNGSAINAETLQLIAKAQETRGVIVFTDPDFPGEKIRKTISRAVPGVKHAFLTTTEAKPKGQGSLGIEHASPEAIRKALAKSYTEVLEQETVITRQLLLDAGLIVGDFARKRREKLGERLNIGYTNGKQLQKRLQMFQISPDEVIQAMQRILEEENDKS
- the rsmA gene encoding 16S rRNA (adenine(1518)-N(6)/adenine(1519)-N(6))-dimethyltransferase RsmA; translated protein: MTNHKDIASPIRTKEILKKHGFSLKKSLGQNFIIDSNILTKIVETAGLDKQTNVIEVGPGIGALTEHLARASKEVIAFEIDDRLLPVLADTLSPYDNVTILHNDVLQVNLQEVVGEKLDTEEPLMVVANLPYYITTPIIMYFLESALRIDALVVMMQKEVAERITAAPGSKAYGSLSIAVQYYMDAEIAFIVPKTVFVPQPNIDSAIIKLTRREAPSIEVINEAVFFEVTRAAFVQRRKTLWNNLLGKYGKEEATKEKLIEALEYAGIDPKRRGETLSLAEFGKLADGICLKLLK